The proteins below come from a single Triticum aestivum cultivar Chinese Spring chromosome 5D, IWGSC CS RefSeq v2.1, whole genome shotgun sequence genomic window:
- the LOC123126216 gene encoding probable peptide/nitrate transporter At3g43790 isoform X2, with amino-acid sequence MAAGAVAAPLLAKGRRVCKEGCPGCRLDQINKTNTGVPYLNFFYVWVVCLCAALPIQSLFPYLYFMIRDLKVAKQEEDIGFYAGFVGAAYFLGRTTSAVPWGMFADKYGRKPCIMISILSVIVFNTLFGLSTTYWMAIITRGLLGLLCGILGPIKAYASEVCRKEHQALGISLVTSSRSIALITGPAIGGFLARPAKKYPNLFSEESIFGRFPYFLPCLVISALAAAAGVACIWLPETLHMYHDEKMEAIDAMGAQVTDLNIEDGKANQLGSDRMASTKSLLKNRQLMSAITLYCVFSLHDTAYLEIFSLWAVSSRKYRGLSLTSQDVGTALAISGFGVLVYQLVIYPLLAKYAGLIKPFRFAAVLSILLLTTYPFLSNLYGVELKVLINIASLLKNMFAATITVACNILQNTAVIQEQRGVANGISVTLMSIFKAVAPAAGGILFSWAQKNITGLFLPGDHILFFMLNMVSVIGLSLTFKPFFSMTSVMK; translated from the exons ATGGCGGCGGGGGCGGTGGCTGCTCCGTTGCTGGCGAAGGGGAGGAGGGTGTGCAAGGAGGGGTGCCCCGGGTGCAGGCTGGACCAGATCAACAAGACCAACACCGGCGTCCCCTACCTCAACTTCTTCTACGTCTGGGTCGTCTGCCTCTGCGCCG CACTACCGATCCAGTCTCTGTTTCCCTACTTATACTTCATG ATTAGGGACTTGAAAGTCGCAAAGCAAGAAGAAGACATTGGGTTCTATGCTGGTTTTGTCG GGGCTGCGTATTTCCTTGGAAGAACCACTAGTGCTGTGCCATGGGGCATGTTTGCTGACAAATATGGGAGGAAGCCTTGCATTATGATTAGTATCCTCTCAGT GATTGTATTTAACACACTCTTCGGCCTTAGCACCACTTACTGGATGGCAATTATTACTAGGGGGCTACTTGGGTTACTCTGTGGTATATTAGGACCAATCAAG GCCTATGCTTCAGAAGTCTGCAGGAAAGAGCACCAAGCTCTAGGAATTTCTCTT GTTACATCTTCGCGATCAATAGCTCTTATTACTGGTCCAGCCATTGGAGGATTTCTTGCACGA CCTGCAAAGAAGTACCCAAATCTTTTCTCTGAGGAATCCATATTTGGAAG GTTTCCATATTTCCTCCCTTGCCTCGTCATATCAGCTCTAGCGGCAGCAGCGGGTGTTGCATGCATTTGGCTTCCg GAAACTCTGCACATGTACCATGATGAGAAAATGGAAGCTATTGACGCAATGGGTGCACAAGTCACCGATTTGAACATAGAAGATGGGAAAGCTAACCAATTGGGATCCGACAGAATGGCATCTACGAAGAGCCTGCTAAAGAACCGTCAGTTGATGTCAGCAATAACCCTCTACTGTGTCTTCTCTCTTCATGATACAGCTTATCTCGAG ATATTCTCACTCTGGGCTGTGAGCAGTAGAAAATATCGGGGACTAAGTTTGACATCTCAAGATGTTGGCACCGCGCTAGCTATCTCAG GTTTTGGTGTTTTGGTGTATCAACTTGTGATTTACCCACTCCTTGCCAAGTATGCTGGGTTAATCAAGCCATTCCGTTTTGCAGCG GTATTATCTATACTTCTGCTTACAACATATCCATTCCTGAGCAACCTATATGGTGTGGAGCTCAAAGTACTCATCAACATAGCTTCACTTCTGAAGAATATGTTTGCG GCTACGATTACTGTTGCGTGCAACATTCTACAAAACACAGCAGTG ATACAAGAACAAAGGGGTGTTGCCAATGGTATCTCTGTGACTCTGATGTCAATATTTAAAGCAGTAGCTCCAGCAGCAGGAGGAATTTT GTTTTCATGGGCTCAAAAGAACATAACTGGATTGTTCTTACCAG GTGATCATATCTTGTTCTTCATGCTGAACATGGTGTCAGTAATCGGGCTCTCGCTGACGTTCAAGCCATTTTTCTCTATGACGAGTGTGATGAAATGA
- the LOC123126216 gene encoding probable peptide/nitrate transporter At3g43790 isoform X3, with the protein MAAGAVAAPLLAKGRRVCKEGCPGCRLDQINKTNTGVPYLNFFYVWVVCLCAALPIQSLFPYLYFMIRDLKVAKQEEDIGFYAGFVGAAYFLGRTTSAVPWGMFADKYGRKPCIMISILSVIVFNTLFGLSTTYWMAIITRGLLGLLCGILGPIKAYASEVCRKEHQALGISLVTSSRSIALITGPAIGGFLARPAKKYPNLFSEESIFGRFPYFLPCLVISALAAAAGVACIWLPETLHMYHDEKMEAIDAMGAQVTDLNIEDGKANQLGSDRMASTKSLLKNRQLMSAITLYCVFSLHDTAYLEIFSLWAVSSRKYRGLSLTSQDVGTALAISGFGVLVYQLVIYPLLAKYAGLIKPFRFAAVLSILLLTTYPFLSNLYGVELKATITVACNILQNTAVIQEQRGVANGISVTLMSIFKAVAPAAGGILFSWAQKNITGLFLPGDHILFFMLNMVSVIGLSLTFKPFFSMTSVMK; encoded by the exons ATGGCGGCGGGGGCGGTGGCTGCTCCGTTGCTGGCGAAGGGGAGGAGGGTGTGCAAGGAGGGGTGCCCCGGGTGCAGGCTGGACCAGATCAACAAGACCAACACCGGCGTCCCCTACCTCAACTTCTTCTACGTCTGGGTCGTCTGCCTCTGCGCCG CACTACCGATCCAGTCTCTGTTTCCCTACTTATACTTCATG ATTAGGGACTTGAAAGTCGCAAAGCAAGAAGAAGACATTGGGTTCTATGCTGGTTTTGTCG GGGCTGCGTATTTCCTTGGAAGAACCACTAGTGCTGTGCCATGGGGCATGTTTGCTGACAAATATGGGAGGAAGCCTTGCATTATGATTAGTATCCTCTCAGT GATTGTATTTAACACACTCTTCGGCCTTAGCACCACTTACTGGATGGCAATTATTACTAGGGGGCTACTTGGGTTACTCTGTGGTATATTAGGACCAATCAAG GCCTATGCTTCAGAAGTCTGCAGGAAAGAGCACCAAGCTCTAGGAATTTCTCTT GTTACATCTTCGCGATCAATAGCTCTTATTACTGGTCCAGCCATTGGAGGATTTCTTGCACGA CCTGCAAAGAAGTACCCAAATCTTTTCTCTGAGGAATCCATATTTGGAAG GTTTCCATATTTCCTCCCTTGCCTCGTCATATCAGCTCTAGCGGCAGCAGCGGGTGTTGCATGCATTTGGCTTCCg GAAACTCTGCACATGTACCATGATGAGAAAATGGAAGCTATTGACGCAATGGGTGCACAAGTCACCGATTTGAACATAGAAGATGGGAAAGCTAACCAATTGGGATCCGACAGAATGGCATCTACGAAGAGCCTGCTAAAGAACCGTCAGTTGATGTCAGCAATAACCCTCTACTGTGTCTTCTCTCTTCATGATACAGCTTATCTCGAG ATATTCTCACTCTGGGCTGTGAGCAGTAGAAAATATCGGGGACTAAGTTTGACATCTCAAGATGTTGGCACCGCGCTAGCTATCTCAG GTTTTGGTGTTTTGGTGTATCAACTTGTGATTTACCCACTCCTTGCCAAGTATGCTGGGTTAATCAAGCCATTCCGTTTTGCAGCG GTATTATCTATACTTCTGCTTACAACATATCCATTCCTGAGCAACCTATATGGTGTGGAGCTCAAA GCTACGATTACTGTTGCGTGCAACATTCTACAAAACACAGCAGTG ATACAAGAACAAAGGGGTGTTGCCAATGGTATCTCTGTGACTCTGATGTCAATATTTAAAGCAGTAGCTCCAGCAGCAGGAGGAATTTT GTTTTCATGGGCTCAAAAGAACATAACTGGATTGTTCTTACCAG GTGATCATATCTTGTTCTTCATGCTGAACATGGTGTCAGTAATCGGGCTCTCGCTGACGTTCAAGCCATTTTTCTCTATGACGAGTGTGATGAAATGA
- the LOC123126216 gene encoding probable peptide/nitrate transporter At3g43790 isoform X1, which produces MAAGAVAAPLLAKGRRVCKEGCPGCRLDQINKTNTGVPYLNFFYVWVVCLCAALPIQSLFPYLYFMIRDLKVAKQEEDIGFYAGFVGAAYFLGRTTSAVPWGMFADKYGRKPCIMISILSVIVFNTLFGLSTTYWMAIITRGLLGLLCGILGPIKAYASEVCRKEHQALGISLVTSSRSIALITGPAIGGFLARPAKKYPNLFSEESIFGRFPYFLPCLVISALAAAAGVACIWLPETLHMYHDEKMEAIDAMGAQVTDLNIEDGKANQLGSDRMASTKSLLKNRQLMSAITLYCVFSLHDTAYLEIFSLWAVSSRKYRGLSLTSQDVGTALAISGFGVLVYQLVIYPLLAKYAGLIKPFRFAAVLSILLLTTYPFLSNLYGVELKVLINIASLLKNMFAESLAYSFVALATITVACNILQNTAVIQEQRGVANGISVTLMSIFKAVAPAAGGILFSWAQKNITGLFLPGDHILFFMLNMVSVIGLSLTFKPFFSMTSVMK; this is translated from the exons ATGGCGGCGGGGGCGGTGGCTGCTCCGTTGCTGGCGAAGGGGAGGAGGGTGTGCAAGGAGGGGTGCCCCGGGTGCAGGCTGGACCAGATCAACAAGACCAACACCGGCGTCCCCTACCTCAACTTCTTCTACGTCTGGGTCGTCTGCCTCTGCGCCG CACTACCGATCCAGTCTCTGTTTCCCTACTTATACTTCATG ATTAGGGACTTGAAAGTCGCAAAGCAAGAAGAAGACATTGGGTTCTATGCTGGTTTTGTCG GGGCTGCGTATTTCCTTGGAAGAACCACTAGTGCTGTGCCATGGGGCATGTTTGCTGACAAATATGGGAGGAAGCCTTGCATTATGATTAGTATCCTCTCAGT GATTGTATTTAACACACTCTTCGGCCTTAGCACCACTTACTGGATGGCAATTATTACTAGGGGGCTACTTGGGTTACTCTGTGGTATATTAGGACCAATCAAG GCCTATGCTTCAGAAGTCTGCAGGAAAGAGCACCAAGCTCTAGGAATTTCTCTT GTTACATCTTCGCGATCAATAGCTCTTATTACTGGTCCAGCCATTGGAGGATTTCTTGCACGA CCTGCAAAGAAGTACCCAAATCTTTTCTCTGAGGAATCCATATTTGGAAG GTTTCCATATTTCCTCCCTTGCCTCGTCATATCAGCTCTAGCGGCAGCAGCGGGTGTTGCATGCATTTGGCTTCCg GAAACTCTGCACATGTACCATGATGAGAAAATGGAAGCTATTGACGCAATGGGTGCACAAGTCACCGATTTGAACATAGAAGATGGGAAAGCTAACCAATTGGGATCCGACAGAATGGCATCTACGAAGAGCCTGCTAAAGAACCGTCAGTTGATGTCAGCAATAACCCTCTACTGTGTCTTCTCTCTTCATGATACAGCTTATCTCGAG ATATTCTCACTCTGGGCTGTGAGCAGTAGAAAATATCGGGGACTAAGTTTGACATCTCAAGATGTTGGCACCGCGCTAGCTATCTCAG GTTTTGGTGTTTTGGTGTATCAACTTGTGATTTACCCACTCCTTGCCAAGTATGCTGGGTTAATCAAGCCATTCCGTTTTGCAGCG GTATTATCTATACTTCTGCTTACAACATATCCATTCCTGAGCAACCTATATGGTGTGGAGCTCAAAGTACTCATCAACATAGCTTCACTTCTGAAGAATATGTTTGCGGAAAGTCTCGCATATTCTTTTGTTGCTTTG GCTACGATTACTGTTGCGTGCAACATTCTACAAAACACAGCAGTG ATACAAGAACAAAGGGGTGTTGCCAATGGTATCTCTGTGACTCTGATGTCAATATTTAAAGCAGTAGCTCCAGCAGCAGGAGGAATTTT GTTTTCATGGGCTCAAAAGAACATAACTGGATTGTTCTTACCAG GTGATCATATCTTGTTCTTCATGCTGAACATGGTGTCAGTAATCGGGCTCTCGCTGACGTTCAAGCCATTTTTCTCTATGACGAGTGTGATGAAATGA